The following proteins are co-located in the Stigmatella aurantiaca genome:
- a CDS encoding FdhF/YdeP family oxidoreductase, with translation MADERSKGQGTAAGSPGGRPAALPSAQPPLETRPPDIESVKTVAGGMPAVVSALQHVYGQAGPVRGTQLLLKINQQDGFDCPGCAWPEPDGHRTVTEFCENGAKAVAEEGTLARVTPEFFRQWSVEALSRQSDMWLGKQGRLTHPMVLREGATHYEPLSWEEAFALVAEELNALGSPDEACFYTSGRTSNEAAFLYQLFVRQFGTNNLPDCADLCHESSGAALTETVGIGKGTVTLEDFEKAEAIFVIGQNPGTNHPRMLVSLQEAARRGAQIVSINPLPETGLNRFKHPQEPLQLLGGPGTAINRLWLQVRVNGDVALLQGLGKALLEEDAKFPGRVLARDFISQRTVGFEAYAAALRALSWDAVVEQSGVPREQILAAAEILARSEKTIFCWAMGLTQHRNAVANIQEVVNLALLRGSVGKPGAGLCPVRGHSNVQGDRTMGILEKPSAAFLEALEREFGFTAPRTPGLDTVATIRAMHEGRVKVLFALGGNFLSATPDTEFTAEALRRTRLTAHVSTKLNRGHLIHGRRALILPCLGRTERDVQASGAQFVTVENSMGVVHASRGAVEPAAPTLRSEPDIVASLAQAVLGARSQMDWTGKVKDYDSIRELISQTVPGFSRFNQRVREPGGFYLPNGPREGRFTTPDGKAHFTVHPLPRIELEPGQLLMMTLRSHDQYNTTVYGMDDRYRGILNGRRVVMMNPEDIRALGLAEGQSVDLTSHFQGETRVARRFVVVPYRIPRRCAATYFPETNVLVPIDSIAEKSRTPTSKSVVISVAPAQELA, from the coding sequence ATGGCGGACGAGCGGAGCAAAGGGCAGGGGACGGCAGCGGGTTCACCCGGAGGGCGGCCGGCCGCCCTTCCCAGCGCTCAGCCACCGTTGGAGACGCGGCCTCCGGACATCGAGTCCGTGAAGACGGTCGCCGGGGGCATGCCCGCGGTGGTGTCCGCGCTTCAGCATGTCTATGGGCAGGCGGGGCCGGTGCGGGGCACCCAGCTGCTGCTGAAGATCAACCAGCAGGATGGCTTCGACTGCCCCGGGTGCGCGTGGCCCGAGCCGGACGGCCACCGCACCGTGACGGAGTTCTGCGAGAACGGCGCCAAGGCGGTGGCGGAGGAGGGCACCTTGGCGCGGGTGACGCCCGAGTTCTTCCGCCAGTGGAGCGTGGAGGCGCTGTCGCGGCAATCCGACATGTGGCTCGGGAAGCAGGGCCGCCTGACGCACCCCATGGTGCTGCGGGAGGGGGCCACCCACTACGAGCCGCTCTCGTGGGAAGAGGCGTTCGCGCTGGTGGCCGAGGAGCTCAACGCCCTGGGCTCGCCGGACGAGGCGTGCTTCTACACCTCGGGACGCACGAGCAATGAGGCGGCGTTCCTCTACCAGCTCTTCGTCCGGCAGTTCGGGACCAACAACCTGCCGGACTGTGCCGACCTGTGCCACGAGTCCAGCGGCGCGGCGCTCACCGAGACGGTCGGGATCGGCAAGGGCACGGTGACGCTGGAGGACTTCGAGAAGGCCGAGGCCATCTTCGTCATCGGGCAGAACCCGGGCACCAACCACCCACGCATGCTCGTCTCGCTCCAGGAGGCGGCGCGGCGGGGGGCCCAGATTGTCAGCATCAACCCATTGCCGGAGACGGGCCTCAACCGGTTCAAGCATCCACAGGAGCCGTTGCAGCTCTTGGGCGGGCCCGGCACCGCTATCAACCGGCTGTGGCTCCAGGTGCGCGTCAACGGGGACGTGGCGCTGCTCCAGGGGCTGGGCAAGGCGCTCCTGGAAGAGGACGCCAAGTTTCCGGGCCGGGTGCTGGCGCGGGACTTCATCTCCCAGCGCACGGTGGGGTTCGAGGCGTATGCGGCGGCCCTGCGAGCCCTCTCGTGGGACGCCGTGGTGGAGCAGAGCGGGGTGCCGCGCGAGCAGATCCTCGCCGCGGCGGAGATCCTGGCCCGCTCGGAGAAGACGATCTTCTGTTGGGCGATGGGGCTGACCCAGCACCGCAACGCGGTGGCCAACATCCAGGAGGTGGTCAACCTGGCACTGCTGCGCGGCAGCGTGGGGAAGCCGGGCGCGGGGCTCTGCCCGGTGCGTGGCCACAGCAACGTGCAGGGCGATCGCACCATGGGCATCCTGGAGAAGCCTTCGGCCGCGTTCCTGGAGGCGCTGGAGCGGGAGTTCGGCTTCACGGCACCCCGGACACCCGGGCTGGACACCGTGGCCACCATTCGCGCCATGCACGAGGGGCGGGTGAAGGTGCTCTTCGCGCTGGGGGGCAACTTCCTCTCCGCGACGCCGGACACGGAGTTCACCGCCGAGGCCCTGCGCCGCACGCGCCTCACCGCGCACGTGTCCACCAAGCTCAACCGGGGGCACCTGATTCACGGCCGGCGGGCGCTCATTCTTCCGTGCCTGGGACGGACCGAGCGCGACGTCCAGGCAAGTGGGGCGCAGTTCGTCACGGTGGAGAACTCGATGGGGGTGGTGCATGCCTCGCGGGGCGCGGTAGAGCCTGCGGCGCCCACCCTGCGCAGCGAGCCAGACATCGTCGCCTCCCTGGCCCAGGCCGTCCTGGGCGCGCGCAGCCAGATGGACTGGACCGGCAAGGTGAAGGACTACGATTCCATCCGCGAGCTCATCTCCCAGACCGTTCCTGGCTTCTCACGCTTCAACCAGCGGGTCCGGGAACCGGGGGGCTTCTACCTGCCCAACGGGCCGCGCGAGGGGCGCTTCACCACGCCGGACGGCAAGGCGCACTTCACCGTGCACCCCCTGCCGCGCATCGAGCTGGAGCCTGGACAGCTCTTGATGATGACCCTGCGGAGTCACGATCAGTACAACACCACGGTGTACGGGATGGATGACCGGTACCGGGGCATCCTCAATGGGCGGCGGGTGGTGATGATGAACCCGGAGGACATCCGGGCGCTCGGATTGGCGGAAGGGCAGAGCGTGGACCTGACGAGCCACTTCCAGGGGGAGACGCGCGTGGCGCGCCGCTTCGTGGTGGTGCCCTACCGGATTCCGCGCCGGTGCGCGGCGACCTACTTCCCCGAGACCAACGTGCTGGTGCCCATCGACAGCATCGCGGAGAAGAGCCGCACGCCCACCTCCAAGTCGGTGGTCATCAGTGTGGCCCCGGCCCAGGAGCTTGCCTGA
- a CDS encoding (deoxy)nucleoside triphosphate pyrophosphohydrolase, with amino-acid sequence MDRRQIRVVGAMLQNEEGRYLITQRPPKASLPLLWEFPGGRVEEGETDPEALAREIQEEMGVAVVVLEQAMHTRHEYPSYDIDFRVFRCKLSNPAAPIRHLRVHDHRWVLLEEMSNYRFPDADARTLAKLLDLDT; translated from the coding sequence ATGGATCGCCGTCAGATCCGCGTCGTCGGCGCGATGCTTCAGAACGAAGAAGGGCGCTACCTCATCACCCAGCGTCCGCCCAAGGCCTCGCTGCCCCTGCTCTGGGAGTTTCCCGGAGGCCGCGTGGAGGAGGGCGAGACGGATCCCGAGGCCCTGGCACGGGAAATCCAGGAGGAGATGGGCGTCGCCGTCGTGGTGCTCGAGCAGGCGATGCACACCCGCCACGAGTACCCGTCCTATGACATCGACTTCCGCGTCTTCCGCTGCAAGTTGAGCAACCCGGCAGCCCCCATCCGGCACCTGCGCGTGCATGACCACCGCTGGGTGTTGCTGGAGGAAATGTCCAACTACCGGTTCCCCGATGCGGATGCGCGGACCCTGGCGAAGCTGCTCGATCTGGACACCTGA
- a CDS encoding DUF6066 family protein, with protein MIRRLLCLVLLLPAFAHADVDPRFARLRDTAEPLGGLGAFLDRYIGECGSLFASSDCRTKADAFRKHYRGKRMYMIVTEEVATMVAPGAYQPNTGHFSVHITPVFPGGRYALTDGTPKKTDAEGTPVVPALTVTGTSPRGWNGGVFSRLFSSQGVRVQVIFTPMDIWTLTQPSGGKTFGVAARIEAILVTEGRTGQELGLWLEGKDAPKKK; from the coding sequence GTGATCCGCCGCCTCCTGTGCCTCGTGCTGCTCTTGCCCGCGTTCGCCCACGCGGATGTGGATCCCCGCTTCGCCCGGCTGAGGGACACGGCCGAGCCGCTGGGGGGCCTGGGGGCCTTCCTCGATCGCTACATCGGGGAGTGCGGAAGCCTGTTCGCCTCGTCGGACTGCCGCACCAAGGCGGATGCCTTCCGCAAGCACTACCGCGGCAAGCGCATGTACATGATCGTCACCGAGGAGGTGGCCACCATGGTGGCCCCCGGTGCCTACCAGCCGAACACCGGCCACTTCTCCGTCCACATCACCCCCGTGTTCCCGGGGGGCCGCTACGCCCTCACCGACGGCACGCCCAAGAAGACGGACGCCGAGGGCACCCCGGTCGTGCCGGCCCTCACCGTGACGGGGACGTCGCCCCGGGGGTGGAACGGCGGCGTGTTCTCGCGGCTGTTCTCCTCCCAGGGGGTCCGGGTCCAGGTCATCTTCACGCCAATGGACATCTGGACCCTGACCCAGCCGAGCGGGGGAAAGACGTTCGGGGTGGCCGCGCGCATCGAGGCCATCCTCGTCACCGAGGGGCGCACCGGGCAGGAGCTGGGCCTGTGGCTCGAGGGCAAGGACGCCCCCAAGAAGAAGTAG
- a CDS encoding serine/threonine protein kinase encodes MPSPPPGHPPASGPVLLQSGHTTYELIRPLEKTWHGELLLARRHFDKTSGDYVVLKRLSRDCREEDYRRLMEEVAVTSRLHHPGIAGLHDVQGTTGDPYLVLEHVEGHRLESLLELSALTGKVLSEAFACYLGVEVADALHHAHELTSEEGRWLRLVHRNVSPLTLVVGRRGEVKLTDFGTVWSTLPGRQPTEDDVLPGNLAYSSPELTRKGMLDGRTDQFSLGAVLFHVLTGRPLVDGAERLSLEMRDLRRRMDEAQALGPRDRAGVVLAADLKTQLRTLTEGFVQRIRALSARDVAEATRMLPTGLRPLLRKSLAPRRSDRYASCAEFGHELRMHLFRLGPMYGRPEAEREVTALVRAAPRLRPRGPLPRRVAPPEKRRKRDSSP; translated from the coding sequence ATGCCGAGCCCGCCCCCGGGCCACCCCCCGGCCTCCGGTCCGGTCCTGCTGCAGTCCGGGCACACGACCTACGAACTCATCCGTCCCCTGGAGAAGACCTGGCACGGAGAGCTGCTGCTGGCCCGGCGGCACTTCGACAAGACCTCCGGCGACTATGTCGTGCTCAAGCGCCTGAGCCGCGACTGCCGCGAGGAGGACTACCGGCGCCTCATGGAGGAGGTGGCCGTCACCTCGCGCCTCCACCACCCCGGCATCGCCGGGCTGCACGACGTGCAGGGCACCACGGGCGATCCCTACCTTGTCCTGGAGCACGTGGAGGGCCACCGGCTGGAGTCCCTCCTGGAGCTCTCCGCCCTGACGGGCAAGGTCCTCTCGGAGGCCTTTGCCTGCTACCTGGGCGTCGAGGTGGCCGACGCGCTTCACCATGCCCATGAGCTCACCAGCGAGGAGGGGCGCTGGCTGCGGCTGGTCCACCGCAACGTGTCGCCCCTCACCCTGGTGGTGGGCCGCCGCGGTGAGGTGAAGCTCACCGACTTCGGCACCGTCTGGTCCACGCTGCCCGGGCGCCAGCCCACCGAGGACGACGTGCTGCCGGGCAACCTCGCCTATTCCTCGCCCGAGCTGACCCGCAAGGGGATGCTGGATGGGCGCACGGATCAGTTCTCGCTCGGGGCGGTGCTCTTCCACGTGCTCACCGGCAGGCCGCTGGTGGACGGCGCCGAGCGGCTCTCCCTGGAGATGCGCGATCTGCGGCGGCGCATGGACGAGGCGCAGGCCCTGGGGCCCCGGGACCGGGCCGGCGTGGTGCTCGCCGCGGATCTGAAGACGCAGCTGCGCACCCTCACCGAGGGCTTCGTCCAGCGCATCCGGGCGCTGAGCGCGCGGGACGTGGCGGAGGCCACGCGCATGTTGCCCACGGGCCTGCGCCCCCTGCTGCGCAAGTCCCTGGCGCCCCGGCGCAGCGACCGCTATGCCTCGTGCGCGGAGTTCGGCCACGAGCTGCGCATGCACCTGTTCCGCCTGGGGCCCATGTACGGGCGGCCCGAGGCCGAGCGCGAGGTGACGGCCCTGGTCCGCGCCGCCCCGCGCCTGCGCCCCCGGGGGCCTTTGCCCCGGCGCGTCGCCCCGCCAGAGAAGCGGCGCAAGCGGGATTCCTCCCCGTAG
- a CDS encoding RNA polymerase sigma factor region1.1 domain-containing protein, which translates to MENRIGKSYMARKALFAKGLRDGRLTVQEIEEALPSGTLTAAERWLLYYSLRAAQVEIIDEVTGQVDHGFLQEHESAPSEH; encoded by the coding sequence GTGGAGAACAGGATTGGGAAGAGCTACATGGCCCGGAAAGCGCTGTTCGCCAAGGGGCTGAGGGATGGGCGGCTCACGGTGCAGGAAATCGAAGAAGCCCTGCCCTCGGGCACACTCACCGCGGCGGAGCGTTGGCTGCTGTACTACTCGCTGCGCGCCGCGCAGGTGGAAATCATCGACGAGGTGACCGGGCAGGTGGACCACGGGTTCCTTCAGGAGCACGAGTCCGCGCCCTCCGAGCATTAG
- the ftsH gene encoding ATP-dependent zinc metalloprotease FtsH: protein MGKGPKKPEKPASNRGFKLGSPLGYILLLVLGFLLFRQVFQDAGVRRVSYSQFRQAVENGQFNRVYVSPEWVKGSLKDNAAPPPAQPQGEERALRGELPSLPWMAYRVPGDDKLVDLLEQKGVQYEAVPQSGFSDVLWIWLIPMGLVLLFWSFMMRRVAGGMGQGPQSVMSFGKTRAKVQAEADTGVGFKDVAGVDEAVDELREIVEFLKTPEKFRRLGGRIPKGVLLVGPPGTGKTLLARAVAGEAGVPFFNLSGSEFVEMFVGVGAARVRDLFAQATAKAPCIIFIDELDAIGKSRNSGVAGGHDEREQTLNQLLAEMDGFDGRAGLIILAATNRPEILDSALMRPGRFDRQVLVDRPDRRGRERVLEIHSRQVKLGPDVDLKGLASRTPGFAGADLANVVNEAALLAARRNRDAVTRADFEEAIERVVAGLEKKNRRMNEREKEIVAHHEAGHAVVGWMLPHAERVTKVSIIPRGLAALGYTMSMPLEDRYLMSLEELRDKMAGMMGGRAAEELFIGEISTGASNDIKQATEIARAMVRDYGMSSLGPVALGADHGPGFLRSAGLPETRTYSEQTARMVDEEVNKLVSEALDRAREVLSTHRDKVHALAARLLATEVIEEEAMAVFLGPKVVPDRGLLHPEARQVVSAHPTENQEGAPPTQHAQGTRDV, encoded by the coding sequence ATGGGCAAAGGGCCCAAGAAGCCTGAGAAGCCGGCGTCAAACAGAGGATTCAAGCTCGGCTCTCCGCTGGGCTACATCCTGTTGCTGGTGCTGGGCTTCCTGCTGTTCCGCCAAGTTTTCCAGGACGCGGGTGTGCGCCGTGTCAGCTACAGCCAGTTCCGCCAAGCGGTGGAAAATGGACAGTTCAACCGGGTCTACGTGTCCCCCGAGTGGGTGAAGGGGAGCCTGAAGGACAACGCCGCCCCGCCGCCCGCGCAGCCACAGGGCGAGGAGCGGGCGCTGCGGGGCGAGCTGCCCTCGCTGCCGTGGATGGCCTACCGGGTGCCCGGGGACGACAAGCTCGTGGATCTGCTCGAGCAGAAGGGCGTCCAGTACGAGGCGGTGCCCCAGTCGGGCTTCTCGGATGTGCTGTGGATCTGGCTCATCCCCATGGGCCTGGTGCTGCTCTTCTGGAGCTTCATGATGCGCCGGGTGGCAGGCGGCATGGGCCAGGGGCCACAGAGCGTCATGAGCTTTGGCAAGACGCGCGCCAAGGTGCAGGCCGAGGCGGACACCGGCGTGGGCTTCAAGGACGTGGCCGGTGTGGACGAGGCCGTGGACGAGCTGCGCGAAATCGTCGAGTTCCTCAAGACGCCGGAGAAGTTCCGCCGCCTGGGCGGCCGCATCCCCAAGGGCGTGCTCCTGGTGGGCCCTCCGGGGACGGGCAAGACGCTGCTGGCGCGCGCCGTGGCGGGCGAGGCCGGGGTGCCCTTCTTCAACCTCTCGGGCTCCGAGTTCGTGGAGATGTTCGTGGGCGTGGGCGCCGCGCGGGTGAGGGATCTCTTCGCCCAGGCCACCGCCAAGGCGCCGTGCATCATCTTCATCGACGAGCTGGATGCCATCGGCAAGAGCCGCAACTCGGGTGTGGCCGGCGGCCATGACGAGCGCGAGCAGACGCTCAACCAGCTGCTGGCGGAGATGGACGGCTTCGATGGGCGCGCGGGGCTCATCATCCTGGCGGCCACCAACCGTCCGGAGATCCTCGACAGCGCGCTCATGCGGCCGGGCCGCTTCGATCGCCAGGTGCTGGTGGACCGGCCGGACAGGCGGGGCCGCGAGCGGGTGCTGGAGATCCACTCCCGCCAGGTGAAGCTCGGGCCTGACGTGGACCTCAAGGGGCTGGCGTCGCGCACCCCGGGGTTCGCGGGCGCGGACCTGGCCAACGTGGTGAACGAGGCGGCGCTCCTGGCGGCGCGGCGCAACCGGGACGCGGTGACGCGGGCGGACTTCGAGGAGGCCATCGAGCGCGTGGTGGCGGGCCTGGAGAAGAAGAACCGCCGCATGAACGAGCGCGAGAAGGAGATCGTCGCGCACCACGAGGCCGGACACGCCGTGGTGGGCTGGATGCTGCCCCACGCGGAGCGGGTGACGAAGGTGTCCATCATCCCGCGTGGCCTGGCGGCGCTGGGCTACACCATGTCGATGCCGCTGGAGGACCGCTACCTCATGTCGCTGGAGGAGCTGCGCGACAAGATGGCGGGGATGATGGGCGGCCGCGCCGCGGAGGAGCTCTTCATCGGGGAGATCTCCACCGGTGCCTCGAATGACATCAAACAGGCCACGGAGATCGCCCGGGCCATGGTGCGGGACTACGGCATGAGCTCGCTGGGCCCGGTGGCGCTCGGCGCGGACCATGGCCCGGGGTTCCTCCGCTCGGCGGGGCTGCCCGAGACGCGGACCTACTCCGAGCAGACCGCGCGCATGGTGGATGAAGAGGTGAACAAGCTGGTCAGCGAGGCGCTCGACCGGGCCCGCGAGGTGCTCTCCACCCACCGGGACAAGGTGCACGCCCTGGCGGCCCGGCTGCTGGCCACCGAGGTCATCGAAGAGGAGGCCATGGCCGTGTTCCTGGGGCCCAAGGTGGTGCCGGACCGGGGGCTGCTGCACCCGGAGGCGCGCCAGGTGGTCTCCGCGCACCCGACCGAGAACCAGGAGGGCGCGCCGCCGACCCAGCACGCCCAGGGAACGCGCGACGTCTGA
- a CDS encoding helix-turn-helix transcriptional regulator has protein sequence MSQRQRALALGTALREAREKTGLSQEEIAARVELHPMTYGGIERGRLLPSVSTLTRLCVLLKIDPDDLPDLQDLQD, from the coding sequence ATGAGTCAGAGACAACGGGCCCTGGCCCTCGGTACCGCCCTGCGGGAGGCGCGCGAAAAGACAGGGCTCAGCCAAGAGGAGATCGCCGCCCGCGTCGAGTTGCACCCGATGACGTATGGGGGCATCGAGCGGGGCCGCTTGCTGCCCAGCGTCTCCACGCTGACGCGGCTGTGCGTCCTGCTGAAGATTGATCCGGACGACCTGCCCGACCTGCAGGATCTCCAGGATTAG
- a CDS encoding nucleotide exchange factor GrpE → MNGHTQNGKHEQAPAGESTQPATPEASAPPEEAAAQQEPAAAAPGDAERQRLETELEATRRRLDELARAYQTLDKDREEFKQRLTRERERMIDVERGNVAVTVLEAIDELDRCLSMSGAEANSSLGQGVRMIRDGLLAKVQATGIERIQVVGQTYDPNTAEAADMEITPQEDHDQRVVAEIRAGYRLKDRIIRPARVKVAKYVPPAQA, encoded by the coding sequence ATGAACGGCCACACCCAGAACGGAAAGCACGAGCAAGCCCCTGCCGGGGAGTCCACGCAACCGGCCACCCCGGAAGCCTCGGCCCCCCCGGAGGAGGCGGCCGCGCAGCAGGAGCCCGCGGCGGCGGCACCGGGCGACGCGGAGCGGCAGCGGCTGGAGACCGAGCTGGAGGCCACCCGGCGCCGCCTGGACGAGCTGGCGCGCGCGTACCAGACGCTCGACAAGGACCGCGAGGAGTTCAAGCAGCGGCTCACCCGCGAGCGCGAGCGGATGATCGACGTGGAGCGCGGCAACGTGGCCGTGACGGTGCTGGAGGCCATCGACGAGCTGGACCGGTGCCTGTCCATGAGCGGCGCGGAGGCGAACTCCTCGCTGGGGCAGGGCGTGCGGATGATCCGCGACGGGCTGCTCGCCAAGGTGCAGGCCACGGGCATCGAGCGCATCCAGGTGGTGGGGCAGACGTATGATCCCAACACCGCGGAGGCCGCGGACATGGAAATCACCCCCCAGGAGGACCACGATCAGCGCGTGGTGGCGGAGATTCGCGCCGGTTACCGGCTCAAGGACCGCATCATCCGGCCGGCCCGGGTGAAGGTGGCCAAGTACGTGCCGCCCGCACAGGCTTGA
- a CDS encoding PilZ domain-containing protein → MEPPCRLSASNPLWEASRVEERRSNLRFDKVFTVYLSTRDGMTRGIGRNISARGMFVETREPMPLGEKLKVTFAGEDGTEMTCLCEVRYQVALAYGRKDGREGNSRGVGLRVVAYETQDDAPLLLVDRERVMH, encoded by the coding sequence ATGGAACCACCATGTAGGTTGAGCGCATCCAACCCCCTCTGGGAGGCATCTCGCGTGGAAGAACGGCGCTCAAACCTTCGCTTCGACAAGGTCTTCACGGTGTACCTGAGCACGCGGGATGGGATGACGCGGGGCATTGGCCGCAACATCAGCGCCCGGGGCATGTTCGTGGAGACGCGGGAGCCGATGCCGCTGGGGGAGAAGTTGAAGGTCACCTTCGCGGGTGAGGACGGCACGGAGATGACGTGCCTGTGCGAGGTCCGCTACCAGGTGGCGCTGGCCTACGGGCGCAAGGATGGGCGCGAGGGCAACAGCCGGGGCGTGGGGCTGCGCGTGGTGGCCTACGAGACGCAGGATGACGCGCCCCTGCTGCTGGTGGACCGCGAGCGGGTGATGCACTGA
- a CDS encoding trypsin-like peptidase domain-containing protein yields the protein MLPSSLPAWCLLFSLAFMTAAQAEGGLNPWLQARAREHAVWMAKQEHRSEAGALALWRERPASQSPDIPDFVPPSSLAPLIRAVEASVVRISTLNAPSRTGVAGRSTGSGFVLTPDGLVVTNNHVVARAQSIDVGLADGREFPAEVVGRDASTDVALLKLRGVGSTPLPAVYLGDSDRLEVGDWVVAIGNPFGLDHSVSHGMISAKERVLGVDVFDDFIQTDALINPGNSGGPLFNMRGEVVGVNTAIMSQGQGIGFAVPINLVKDLLPNLRENGRLERGWLGLNVDDAHPGQPERYLVVKHVYRRSPAAEAGIRAGDQVLAVNGKAIDSYLQLMRKVALLAPGTETKLTLMRGGARQEVAVKLAARPAPETLQALAGPGNVDELGLVLKDLSPEVASALGHTAYSGALVTGVVPRSPAAQAGVTAGDVITEVNRRRVKDVAGVRATLERGNGGGTNVLLRVQRGDVQQYLALAP from the coding sequence ATGCTCCCTTCCTCGCTCCCCGCCTGGTGCCTGCTGTTCTCCCTGGCATTCATGACCGCTGCCCAGGCGGAAGGGGGGCTGAACCCCTGGCTTCAGGCCCGGGCGCGCGAGCACGCCGTGTGGATGGCGAAGCAGGAGCACCGCTCGGAGGCGGGCGCGCTGGCGCTCTGGCGGGAGCGGCCCGCGTCCCAGAGCCCGGACATTCCAGACTTCGTTCCCCCCTCGTCCCTGGCGCCGTTGATTCGCGCGGTGGAGGCGAGCGTGGTGCGCATCAGCACCCTGAACGCCCCGTCGCGGACCGGGGTGGCGGGGCGCTCGACGGGCTCCGGCTTCGTGCTTACCCCGGATGGCCTGGTGGTGACCAACAACCACGTCGTCGCCCGGGCGCAGAGCATCGACGTGGGGCTGGCGGATGGCCGTGAGTTTCCCGCCGAGGTGGTGGGCCGGGATGCCTCCACGGACGTGGCGCTCCTGAAGCTGCGGGGCGTCGGGTCCACGCCGCTGCCGGCGGTGTACCTGGGAGACTCCGACCGCCTGGAGGTGGGGGACTGGGTGGTGGCCATCGGCAACCCGTTCGGGCTGGACCACTCCGTGTCGCACGGGATGATCTCCGCGAAGGAGCGCGTGCTGGGCGTGGATGTGTTCGATGACTTCATCCAGACGGATGCGCTCATCAACCCCGGCAACTCCGGGGGGCCGCTGTTCAACATGCGCGGCGAGGTGGTGGGGGTGAACACCGCCATCATGAGCCAGGGGCAGGGCATTGGCTTCGCGGTGCCCATCAACCTGGTGAAGGACCTGCTGCCCAACCTGCGCGAGAACGGCCGGCTGGAGCGCGGGTGGCTGGGGCTGAACGTGGACGATGCGCACCCCGGGCAGCCCGAGCGCTACCTGGTGGTGAAGCACGTGTACCGCCGCAGCCCGGCGGCCGAGGCCGGCATCCGCGCGGGAGACCAGGTGCTGGCCGTCAACGGCAAGGCCATCGACTCCTACCTTCAGCTGATGCGCAAGGTGGCGCTGCTGGCGCCCGGCACGGAGACGAAGCTGACGCTGATGCGCGGCGGCGCCCGGCAGGAGGTGGCGGTGAAGCTGGCCGCGCGCCCGGCGCCGGAGACCCTGCAGGCCCTGGCGGGCCCCGGCAACGTGGACGAGCTGGGGCTGGTGCTGAAGGACCTGTCCCCGGAGGTGGCCTCCGCCCTGGGCCACACCGCGTACTCGGGGGCCCTCGTGACAGGGGTGGTGCCGCGCAGCCCCGCGGCCCAGGCGGGCGTCACCGCCGGGGATGTCATCACCGAGGTGAACCGGCGGCGTGTGAAGGACGTGGCCGGCGTGCGTGCCACCCTGGAGAGGGGCAACGGGGGCGGCACGAACGTGCTCCTCCGGGTGCAGCGCGGGGATGTGCAGCAGTACCTGGCGCTGGCCCCCTGA